A region from the Biomphalaria glabrata chromosome 14, xgBioGlab47.1, whole genome shotgun sequence genome encodes:
- the LOC129922914 gene encoding collectin-12-like, with translation MTYHRPSETCMVVVNLTKMHEDAERYCADTYSGGHLVYILDSETNNFTNSLLREKDFYHIGLSDKIRNGDYRWTNGQAANYKNFKTGHLSNLKHYYILMHNSVWYEIYDTDSKFICQASAERKEFFFLNDTNFVNKTNETGVLTRITWKCGVHDEHNHNFQLFYQNVNGTELHLSHVRNKKKRILRF, from the exons ATGACGTATCACAGACCTTCTGAAACATGTATGGTTGTTGTCAATTTAACTAAAATGCACGAAGACGCCGAGAGATATTGTGCTGACACCTATTCAGGGGGACACCTAGTCTACATATTGGATTCTGAAACTAATAACTTTACAA ATTCTTTGTTACGTGAGAAGGACTTTTATCACATAGGACTAAGTGATAAAATCAGAAACGGTGATTACAGATGGACGAATGGGCAG GCTGCTAATTATAAGAACTTTAAAACTGGCCATTTATCAAACCTTAAACACTATTATATTCTAATGCATAACAGTGTCTGGTATGAGATTTATGATACAGATTCTAAATTTATATGCCAAGCCTCTGCAG aaagaaaagagTTTTTCTTCCTGAATGACacaaattttgtaaataaaacaaatgaaactgGTGTCCTGACAAGAATTACTTGGAAATGTGGAGTGCACGACGAACACAATCACAATTTTCAATTATTCTATCAAAATGTGAATGGAACGGAGCTACACCTATCTCACGtacgtaacaaaaaaaaaagaatcctgcGGTTTTGA